From Haemorhous mexicanus isolate bHaeMex1 chromosome 2, bHaeMex1.pri, whole genome shotgun sequence, the proteins below share one genomic window:
- the COPS7A gene encoding COP9 signalosome complex subunit 7a, producing the protein MAAEGKVTGQSQEQFLLLAKAARGAALASLIHQVLEAPGIYVFGELLDMPAVRELADSEFSPVFRLLTIFAYGTYADYLAEAANLPPLTEAQKNKLRHLSVVTLAAKIKCIPYSVLLEQLQLKNVRQLEDLVIEAVYADVLRGSLDQRNQRLEVDYSIGRDIRREELSTITRTLQEWCQGCEVVLSGIEEQVSRANQHKEQQLALKQQIESEVANLKKTIKVTTAAAAAATSQDPEQHLTELREPAPGTNQRQASKKTSKAKGLRGSTKIWSKSN; encoded by the exons aTGGCGGCCGAGGGGAAGGTGacggggcagagccaggagcagttcctgctgctggccaaggcggCCCGCGGCGCCGCGCTCGCCAGCCTGATCcaccaggtgctggaggcccCGGGCATCTACGTGTTCGGGGAGCTGCTGGACATGCCCGCCGTCCGCGAG CTGGCCGACAGCGAGTTCTCCCCCGTGTTCCGCCTCCTCACCATCTTCGCCTACGGCACCTACGCGGACTACCTGG CTGAAGCAGCAAACCTCCCTCCCTTGACAGAGGCCCAGAAGAACAAACTGAGGCACCTGTCAGTCGTCACTCTGGCTGCCAAGATCAAG TGCATCCCCtactcagtgctgctggagcagttgCAGCTGAAGAATGTCCGGCAGCTGGAGGACCTGGTGATTGAGGCTGTGTATGCTGATGTGCTGCGAGGGAGCTTGGATCAACGGAACCAGCGCCTGGAGGTGGATTACAGCATTGGGAGGGACATCCGGAGGGAGGAGCTTAGCACCATCACCCGCACATTGCAGGAGTG gtgccagggctgtgaggTTGTGCTGTCAGGCATTGAGGAGCAGGTCAGCCGGGCCAACCagcacaaagagcagcagctggcccTGAAGCAGCAGATCGAGAGCGAG GTGGCAAACCTGAAGAAGACCATTAAAGTGACAACAGCAGCCGCTGCAGCAGCCACGTCCCAGGACCCAGAGCAGCACCTCACGGAGCTCAGAGAGCCAGCCCCTGGCACCAACCAGCGCCAGGCGAGCAAGAAAACCTCCAAAGCCAAAGG gctcCGGGGCAGCACGAAGATTTGGTCTAAGTCAAACTAG
- the MLF2 gene encoding myeloid leukemia factor 2, with amino-acid sequence MFRLMRDGEPEDPMFAMDPFAIHRQHMNRMLSGSFGFGPLLGITDGTTPGARQAGRRMQAGAVSPFGMLGMAGGFIDMFGMMNDMIGNMEHMTSGADCQTFTSSTVISYSNLGDGPKVYQETSEMRSAPGGIRETRRTVRDSDSGLEQMSIGHHIRERAHIMQRSRNHRTGDQEERQDYINMDESDAAAFDDEWRRETSRFRPQRGLEYRRHDGSGGRRAEGTRLAIQGPEDSPSRQSRRYDW; translated from the exons ATGTTCCGGTTGATGAGGGATGGCGAGCCGGAGGACCCCATGTTTGCCAT GGATCCTTTTGCCATCCACCGGCAGCACATGAACCGCATGCTGTCTGGGAGTTTCGGGTTCGGGCCGCTCCTCGGCATCACCGATGGCACCACCCCTGGCGCTCGCCAGGCTGGCCGCAGGATGCAG gcaggagctgtttcACCCTTTGGGATGCTCGGCATG GCAGGTGGCTTTATAGATATGTTTGGGATGATGAACGACATGATTGGAAACATG GAGCATATGACAAGTGGTGCTGACTGCCAGACATTTACCTCCTCAACTGTCATCTCTTATTCCAACCTGGGTGATGGGCCCAAAGTCTATCAGGAGACCTCAGAGATGCGTTCAGCACCTGGCGGG ATCCGTGAGACAAGACGAACCGTAAGGGACTCGGACAGTGGCTTGGAACAGATGTCGATCGGACACCACATCAGGGAGAGGGCCCACATCATGCAGCGCTCCCGGAACCATCGCACAGGCGAccaggaggagaggcaggactACATCAACATGGACGAAA GCGACGCGGCCGCGTTTGACGACGAGTGGCGGCGAGAGACGTCGCGGTTCCGGCCGCAGCGGGGCCTGGAGTACCGGCGCCACGACGGCAGCGGCGGCCGGCGGGCCGAAGGGACTCGTCTCGCCATCCAGGGCCCTGAGGATTCTCCCTCCAGACAGTCCCGCCGGTACGACTGGTGA
- the PTMS gene encoding parathymosin, whose amino-acid sequence MSEKRVEEAPAELSAKERKEKKEKLEEKAVHKEKKKEIVEDEENGADEDDEENPDDVDEEEGGDEDEEADENGQEQDGHAEKRSAEEEEDEVDPKRQKTENGSSA is encoded by the exons ATGTCGGAAAAACGCGTTGAGGAAGCACCGGCGGAGCTGAGCGCTAAG gaaaggaaagaaaagaaggaaaaactcGAAGAGAAAGCGGTccacaaagaaaagaagaaggagaTAGTAGAG GATGAGGAGAACGGAGCTGACGAGGATGATGAAGAGAATCCTGATGATGTGGATGAAGAAGAAGGTGGTGATGAGGATGAAG AAGCAGATGAGaatgggcaggagcaggatggcCACGCAGAGAAACGatctgcagaggaggaggag GATGAAGTGGATCCAAAGagacagaagacagaaaatggCTCTTCAGCTTGA